A single Amphiprion ocellaris isolate individual 3 ecotype Okinawa chromosome 15, ASM2253959v1, whole genome shotgun sequence DNA region contains:
- the LOC111576126 gene encoding sodium-dependent neutral amino acid transporter B(0)AT1-like yields MRLVLPNPGLEDRIFSHEDLERMEKEEAEDRPKWDNKAQYILTCVGFCIGIGNVWRFPYLCQSHGGGAFLIPYLILLVLEGMPLLLLEFAIGQRLRKGSVGVWRAINPYLTGVGIASMLVSLLIGLYYNTLIAWILWYFFNSFQDPLPWAQCPLNENRTEFVSECQRSTTVDYYFYRVTLNSSPSIAESGGLQWQIVLCLLAAWTVICICYIRGISTSGKAVYVTAILPYIVLAIFLIRGLTLKGSLTGLKYLFTPDVDELMNPQTWLDAGAQVFYAFSIAWGGLISFSSYNPVHNNCMQDAVILSIITGLTSIYAATVTYTIIGFRATQKYENCISENIMTLLNAFNLPEDSITTSNYDTALNHLNSSSPDIILGLDFKTCDMQKLLSEGVEGTGLAFIVFTEAIINMPGSPVWSVLFFIMLLCLGISTLFGNIEGVVVPLRDLNVLPKKWPQEALTGVTCAVAFVITLLFAQHSGIYWVTLFDNFAGSVPLLTIGLFEMIAVAYIYGIDRFNEDIKFMIGHKPSIFWQISWTFISPVIILVILVFYVVTQAQKELTYLVWDPDSDKFPSLASVPYPSWINAVIFLLAGVPSLTVPLYALWRLVIVTCKKKKKKSEKIIQLS; encoded by the exons ATGAGACTGGTACTTCCTAACCCAGGACTGGAAGACCGGATCTTCAGCCATGAAGATCTGGAGAGGATGGAAAAGGAGGAGGCTGAGGACAGACCTAAGTGGGACAACAAAGCCCAGTACATATTAACATGTGTGGGTTTCTGCATTGGGATTGGCAATGTATGGCGGTTTCCTTACTTGTGTCAAAGTCACGGAGGAG GTGCCTTTCTGATCCCCTACCTGATCCTGCTGGTACTAGAGGGAAtgcctctactgctgctggaGTTTGCTATCGGCCAGCGTCTCAGAAAAGGCAGTGTGGGGGTTTGGAGGGCCATCAACCCCTACCTAACTGGTGTTG GAATCGCCTCCATGCTGGTGTCTTTACTGATTGGACTTTACTACAACACCTTAATAGCCTGGATCCTGTGGTATTTCTTCAACTCCTTTCAAGACCCGCTGCCTTGGGCCCAGTGTCCTCTCAATGAAAATAGGACAG aatttGTATCAGAGTGTCAACGCAGCACCACTGTGGATTATTACTTTTACCGAGTGACCTTGAACAGCTCGCCTTCCATAGCTGAGTCTGGAGGACTCCAGTGGCAGATAGTGCTCTGTCTGTTAGCTGCCTGGACAGTCATCTGTATCTGCTATATACGGGGGATCAGTACTTCAGGAAAG GCAGTGTACGTCACAGCCATCCTGCCTTACATAGTGCTGGCCATCTTCCTGATCCGAGGACTTACGCTCAAAGGCTCCCTGACTGGACTAAAGTACCTCTTTACACCAGAT GTGGACGAGTTGATGAATCCACAAACTTGGCTGGATGCAGGTGCCCAGGTCTTTTACGCCTTTAGCATAGCATGGGGAGGACTCATCTCCTTCTCAAGCTACAACCCTGTCCA CAACAACTGCATGCAAGATGCTGTGATCCTGTCCATTATAACTGGCCTCACTTCAATCTATGCTGCCACAGTCACCTATACCATCATTGGCTTCAGGGCTACTCAGAAATATGAAAACTGTATCAGTGA AAACATCATGACATTATTGAATGCATTTAATCTTCCTGAGGACAGCATCACTACAAGCAACTACGACACAGCCTTGAATCACCTGAACAGCTCCTCTCCTGATATTATTCTTGGACTGGATTTCAAAACCTGTGACATGCAGAAACTTCTCAGTGAG GGAGTGGAGGGAACAGGTCTGGCCttcattgtttttacagaagCCATCATCAACATGCCTGGTTCCCCAGTCTGGTCTGTCCTCTTCTTCATCATGCTTCTCTGTCTGGGAATCTCAACCCTGTTTGGCAACATTGAGGGAGTGGTGGTCCCCTTGAGAGACTTGAATGTGTTACCCAAAAAATGGCCCCAAGAAGCACTGACTG gAGTTACATGTGCTGTTGCCTTCGTCATTACCCTTTTGTTTGCACAGCATTCAGGAATTTACTGGGTAACTCTCTTCGATAATTTtgctggatctgttccactgctgaCCATTGGATTGTTTGAGATGATAGCTGTTGCTTACATCTACGGCATAGACAG GTTCAACGAGGACATCAAGTTCATGATTGGACATAAGCCCTCCATCTTCTGGCAGATTTCGTGGACGTTCATCAGTCCCGTCATCATTCTGGTTATCTTAGTATTCTACGTGGTGACTCAAGCCCAAAAAGAGCTCACCTACTTAGTCTGGGACCCCGACTCG